Within the Thalassoglobus sp. JC818 genome, the region TCCCTACTGCTCCCCGCAGTCCAGCAGGCACGTGAAGCAGCAAGGCGGACCCAATGTAAGAACAACATGAAACAACTTGGTCTCGCGATCCACAACTATCACGACGTTTACTCGATGCTTCCCGGCAACATCGTCATGACCGCTGACGATCAACGCAATGCATCTTGGGTCACGATGATCCTTCCATACATCGATCAGGGACCTGCCTACAACAAAATCATCTGGGAAGGGACTGACTGGACGATGCAGAGCGGGGCAAACCTCAACTGGGACCTGATGCAACAGACTCGCGTCTCCAGTTTCAACTGCCCGTCGAGCGATCTTCCAACGACTCGCCTGCAAACGACAAATGGAGGAACTCGCGCATTACCTGATGCTCCCGAAGACATCCGCTACCAGGTCATGGACTACTCCGGAGTTTCAGGTGGCTACTGGAAACCTGAAACGACGACGGTTCCTTCTGGAGGAATTTGGACTGGATACGGTTGGGATCATCAAGTTGGTGCAATCATCAACATGAACGGCGACACGCAACCGATTCGCATCGCAATGTTCCTCGATGGAACGACGAACACGATCGCCATCGGAGAGCACTCCAGCTACACAATTCGTGACTCAGACGGTGCCGATGTCGATGCACGACCAAGCAACTGGGCAGGTGGATTCTGGGGAGCAGGACCTGCCAACCACGCATGGTTGGGATGGTCGCTCAACATCACCGTGCCTCGATATCAGATTAACTACAACGGCCCCGGATACGGCCACGACATCCCTTATGGTGGCCACACTGGATTCCGCTCGAACCACACTGGGGGAGTTCAAGTGACTCTCGCCGATGGATCGGTTCGATTCCTCTCCG harbors:
- a CDS encoding DUF1559 domain-containing protein; protein product: MFTKKSRRNGFTLIELLVVIAIIAILISLLLPAVQQAREAARRTQCKNNMKQLGLAIHNYHDVYSMLPGNIVMTADDQRNASWVTMILPYIDQGPAYNKIIWEGTDWTMQSGANLNWDLMQQTRVSSFNCPSSDLPTTRLQTTNGGTRALPDAPEDIRYQVMDYSGVSGGYWKPETTTVPSGGIWTGYGWDHQVGAIINMNGDTQPIRIAMFLDGTTNTIAIGEHSSYTIRDSDGADVDARPSNWAGGFWGAGPANHAWLGWSLNITVPRYQINYNGPGYGHDIPYGGHTGFRSNHTGGVQVTLADGSVRFLSENIDFDTLLALSIRNDRTVISEF